The following are from one region of the Stigmatopora argus isolate UIUO_Sarg chromosome 9, RoL_Sarg_1.0, whole genome shotgun sequence genome:
- the LOC144081927 gene encoding protocadherin alpha-8-like: MATKEHFWLHLVAALLFCYGSASQLSYSVPEEANKGAVVGNIAKDLSLDLRELHNRDLRIVSSHSKKYVEADLRTGNLFVNDRIDREELCPGAGTCLLRIQAVLSEPMSVHRIDINVLDVNDNSPKFQEELHTLKISESVAPGERYLLPVAVDSDTGSNSVKTYKLSPNEYFTLDVQSDGKHGASTELILNKALDREKVPVHELTLTAVDGGKPVKSGTLPIKIVVVDLNDNTPVFSKSLYKVRVSENAAQGSVVIKLNATDSDEGMNSKISYSFIKRGNDDPSNVFDLNEETGEIIVKGMLNYEETPAYEVRIQAKDQGHSPRSAHAKLLIEILDINDNAPEITVTSLMTPVKENAEVGTIVALITVSDKDGGSNGVINCEIVGSVPFKLKSNYKNDYSLVVDGALDRESTSLYNVSILATDGGSPPMSTSKTIPVQVSDVNDNEPHFMEPIVNVYVKENSPTGYSVCSIKATDPDLDANAKVSYALLDTYPRNIPISSLLHMNSDSGEILSLQSFDYEKVKTFQFKVQATDSGVPPLSSNVTVNVYILDENDNSPAILAPYSEHGSVNSESIPYSAEAGYFVAKVRAVDADSGYNALLSYHLSEPKGNNNLFRIGTSTGEIRTKRKMSDNDLKSHPLLVLVSDNGESPLSATVSMDVLVMEGMADSGTPFRHVPIKEESFSHLHLYLLVAIVAVSLVFLLSLLALVAFRCHRQADGGLERYGAPMITTHPDGSWSYSKATQQYDVCFSSDTLKSDMVVFPTPFPPIEAELISINGGDTFNRTQTLPTTEKKERNRHQLLVGAQKAPVRVEKPPKSRTASDGIV; the protein is encoded by the exons ATGGCCACAAAGGAGCATTTTTGGCTTCATCTAGTGGCTGCACTGCTCTTTTGTTACGGATCAGCCTCACAATTGTCTTACTCCGTTCCCGAGGAGGCGAACAAAGGCGCGGTGGTGGGAAATATCGCCAAGGATTTGAGCCTCGACTTACGAGAGCTGCACAACAGAGACCTGCGCATTGTTTCAAGTCACAGTAAGAAGTACGTGGAAGCGGACCTGCGGACGGGGAACCTCTTTGTGAACGATAGAATAGACCGGGAGGAGCTTTGTCCCGGCGCCGGGACGTGCCTGCTGAGAATACAGGCGGTGCTGAGCGAGCCCATGAGCGTGCACCGCATTGACATCAATGTTTTGGACGTCAACGACAACTCGCCCAAATTCCAAGAAGAATTACATACCTTAAAAATATCGGAATCTGTGGCGCCGGGGGAGAGATATTTACTCCCGGTCGCAGTGGATTCAGATACGGGAAGTAATTCGGTCAAAACGTACAAACTGAGTCCAAATGAGTATTTTACGCTGGATGTGCAAAGTGATGGAAAACATGGTGCGTCTACCGAGCTCATACTGAATAAAGCTTTAGATCGAGAGAAGGTTCCGGTTCATGAGCTCACGCTCACCGCTGTGGATGGAGGAAAACCGGTTAAATCTGGCACACTGCCTATAAAAATTGTGGTGGTGGACTTAAATGATAACACGCCAGTATTTAGCAAATCGCTGTATAAAGTGCGCGTGAGTGAGAATGCCGCACAGGGCTCAGTTGTGATTAAATTAAATGCAACAGATTCAGATGAAGGCATGAACAGTAAAAttagttattcattcattaaacgTGGAAATGATGATCCGTCTAATGTTTTTGATCTGAATGAAGAAACGGGAGAAATCATCGTGAAAGGTATGTTAAATTATGAAGAGACCCCTGCTTATGAAGTTAGAATTCAAGCAAAGGATCAAGGTCATTCCCCTCGTAGTGCACATGCGAAACTACTCATAGAAATCCTTGATATAAATGACAATGCTCCGGAAATAACGGTGACATCACTGATGACACCGGTCAAGGAAAATGCAGAAGTGGGGACAATTGTCGCTTTGATTACTGTCAGCGATAAGGATGGTGGCAGCAACGGTGTCATTAACTGCGAAATAGTTGGCTCGGTTCCATTTAAACTAAAGTCCAATTACAAAAATGACTATTCTCTAGTAGTTGATGGAGCACTGGATAGAGAAAGTACCTCCCTTTATAATGTCTCTATTTTGGCCACAGATGGAGGAAGTCCACCAATGTCCACTTCCAAAACCATTCCTGTTCAGGTTTCTGATGTTAATGATAATGAACCACATTTTATGGAACCTATTGTTAATGTATACGTTAAAGAAAATAGTCCAACTGGATATTCTGTTTGCTCCATCAAAGCAACTGACCCTGATTTGGACGCAAATGCTAAAGTGTCATATGCATTGTTAGATACTTATCCTCGCAATATTCCAATTTCATCACTTCTTCACATGAACTCAGATAGTGGAGAAATACTAAGTTTGCAGTCTTTTGACTACGAAAAGGTAAAAACATTTCAGTTTAAAGTCCAGGCCACTGATTCTGGTGTTCCTCCACTCAGCAGCAATGTGACCGTCAATGTTTATATCCTGGATGAGAACGACAATAGTCCGGCCATTTTGGCCCCTTATTCTGAGCACGGCTCTGTCAACAGCGAGAGCATCCCTTATTCCGCCGAAGCAGGCTACTTTGTGGCCAAGGTCAGGGCCGTAGACGCCGACTCGGGATACAATGCATTGCTTTCCTATCACCTGTCAGAACCTAAAGGCAACAACAACCTCTTCCGGATCGGAACCAGCACCGGGGAGATTCGCACCAAGCGAAAAATGAGTGACAATGACCTGAAGAGTCACCCCTTGCTGGTGCTGGTATCTGATAATGGCGAATCCCCCCTTTCAGCCACCGTGTCAATGGACGTGCTGGTGATGGAAGGCATGGCGGACAGCGGCACTCCGTTCAGACACGTGCCCATCAAGGAAGAGAGCTTCTCCCATTTGCACTTGTACCTTCTGGTGGCCATTGTGGCTGTGTCACTGGTCTTCCTGCTCAGCCTGCTGGCTTTGGTGGCCTTCAGGTGCCACCGGCAGGCGGATGGAGGTCTTGAGAGGTACGGGGCCCCCATGATCACCACCCACCCCGACGGGAGCTGGTCTTACTCCAAAGCTACGCAGCAGTACGACGTGTGCTTCAGCTCAGACACGCTGAAAAGTGACATGGTGGTTTTCCCCACACCGTTTCCACCCATAGAGGCAGAACTCATCAGCATTAATGGAGGAGACACCTTTAACAGAACTCAGACTTTACCCACCACTGAGAAG aaagaaagaaaccgTCATCAGTTGCTAGTTGGTGCGCAGAAAGCGCCTGTGCGCGTCGAGAAACCACCCAAAAGTCGGACTGCTTCGGACGGAATTGTCTAA